One Streptomyces mobaraensis NBRC 13819 = DSM 40847 DNA segment encodes these proteins:
- a CDS encoding FKBP-type peptidyl-prolyl cis-trans isomerase produces MLRFTAGRFPQSRRLARTASGTRPSRRLAAALAVPVLLLTAAGCGSDDGSKKSSESSSKASESSGSAQGGSKITVTGAFGEQPKISVPKDARGPDKVRITTITEGKGATVEKGAFTRLAFAVQSAQEGATPKGTWNPEPGQDTKGPRRELVQRVGGGEGGGQVPDAVADALVGRKVGTRVWAEGTLKSMYGDKVQQNADQTLVWVLDVVGTGTVDAKAEAKGEQAKPEPGMPEVKAESGKPAEITMPKGEKAPKELKEQVLIKGDGPEVKAGDGLVAQYTGVLWDGGKKFDSSWDHGGATGFQIGTGSVVSGWDKGLVGKHVGDRVLLVLPAEQAYGSSPPPGSGIPADAPLVFVVDIVGKV; encoded by the coding sequence ATGCTGCGATTCACCGCGGGACGTTTCCCGCAATCCCGTCGCCTCGCGAGGACCGCGAGCGGCACCCGCCCGTCCCGCCGTCTGGCCGCCGCCCTGGCCGTGCCCGTCCTGCTGCTGACCGCCGCGGGCTGCGGCTCGGACGACGGCTCGAAGAAGTCCTCCGAGAGCAGCTCCAAGGCGTCGGAGAGCTCCGGGTCCGCGCAGGGCGGCTCGAAGATCACGGTGACGGGCGCCTTCGGCGAGCAGCCGAAGATCTCCGTTCCCAAGGACGCCAGGGGTCCGGACAAGGTGCGGATCACCACGATCACCGAGGGCAAGGGCGCCACGGTGGAGAAGGGCGCGTTCACCCGGCTCGCCTTCGCGGTGCAGTCGGCCCAGGAGGGCGCCACCCCGAAGGGCACCTGGAACCCCGAGCCGGGCCAGGACACCAAGGGGCCGCGCCGCGAGCTGGTGCAGCGGGTGGGCGGCGGAGAGGGCGGCGGCCAGGTGCCGGACGCGGTCGCCGACGCCCTGGTGGGCCGCAAGGTCGGCACCCGGGTGTGGGCCGAGGGCACGCTGAAGTCGATGTACGGCGACAAGGTCCAGCAGAACGCGGACCAGACGCTCGTGTGGGTCCTCGACGTGGTGGGCACCGGCACGGTGGACGCCAAGGCGGAGGCCAAGGGCGAGCAGGCGAAGCCCGAGCCGGGGATGCCGGAGGTGAAGGCCGAGTCGGGGAAGCCGGCCGAGATCACCATGCCCAAGGGGGAGAAGGCGCCCAAGGAGCTCAAGGAACAGGTACTGATCAAGGGCGACGGCCCCGAGGTCAAGGCCGGCGACGGCCTGGTCGCCCAGTACACCGGCGTGCTGTGGGACGGCGGGAAGAAGTTCGACTCGTCCTGGGACCACGGCGGCGCCACCGGCTTCCAGATCGGCACCGGTTCGGTCGTCTCCGGCTGGGACAAGGGCCTGGTCGGCAAGCACGTGGGGGACAGGGTGCTGCTGGTGCTCCCGGCCGAGCAGGCGTACGGCAGCAGCCCGCCGCCGGGCAGCGGCATCCCCGCCGACGCGCCGCTGGTCTTCGTCGTGGACATCGTGGGCAAGGTCTGA
- the prcA gene encoding proteasome subunit alpha: MSTPFYVSPQQAMADRAEYARKGIARGRSVVVLQYNDGVIFVAENPSRALHKVSEIYDRIAFAAVGKYNEFETLRIGGVRYADLRGYTYDREDVTARGLANVYAQTLGTIFSSAGEKPYEVELIVAEVGAGPEDDQIYRLPHDGSIVDEHGSVAVGGNADQISSYLGQRHRDGMTLAEALKLAVESLTRDANGSERTLTAEQLEVAVLDRTRPQQRKFKRLLGSQLTRLMEEGAETSASSEDEGGDAGAS; this comes from the coding sequence GTGTCGACGCCGTTCTACGTCTCTCCCCAGCAGGCCATGGCCGACCGCGCCGAGTACGCCCGCAAGGGCATCGCGCGCGGCCGCAGCGTCGTGGTCCTCCAGTACAACGATGGCGTGATCTTCGTTGCCGAGAACCCGTCCCGCGCGCTGCACAAGGTCAGCGAGATCTACGACCGCATCGCGTTCGCGGCCGTCGGGAAGTACAACGAGTTCGAGACCCTGCGCATCGGCGGCGTCCGCTACGCCGACCTGCGGGGCTACACCTACGACCGCGAGGACGTCACTGCCCGGGGCCTCGCCAACGTCTACGCCCAGACCCTCGGCACCATCTTCTCCAGCGCGGGCGAGAAGCCGTACGAGGTCGAGCTGATCGTCGCCGAGGTCGGGGCCGGCCCGGAGGACGACCAGATCTACCGGCTGCCGCACGACGGCTCGATCGTCGACGAGCACGGCTCGGTCGCGGTCGGCGGCAACGCCGATCAGATCAGCAGCTATCTCGGGCAGCGGCACCGGGACGGGATGACCCTCGCCGAGGCGCTCAAGCTCGCCGTCGAGTCGCTCACCCGGGACGCGAACGGCTCGGAGCGCACGTTGACGGCGGAGCAGCTCGAGGTGGCGGTGCTGGATCGGACGCGGCCGCAGCAGCGGAAGTTCAAGCGGTTGCTTGGGAGTCAGCTGACGCGGTTGATGGAGGAAGGGGCGGAGACGTCCGCGTCCTCCGAGGACGAGGGCGGGGACGCGGGGGCGTCCTGA
- a CDS encoding MFS transporter → MAAGYGEMLRTRYAARLLVGTLVGRLPTATAALAVVLFARAEGGSYTLAGALSATYGVANAFGQPLLGRAVDLYGQPRVMLPSAVLSALGMVLFAAVGLEPLPVAYAAMIVAGFFTPPLEGGLRALWPSVLEREDRIHAAYALDAVAQEVMYAVGPLIVMLFVREWSEAAALLVINVLGVLGALAVVSSPPSRKWRSEPREAHWLGALRSRGLLVVLGTFFFVGSALGSIAVASVAYADAHGDQMISSYLLSALSAGALVGGVVYGGRQWAGAPEGRLRVIIAALAVCYLPLLTVPGVVPMTVLAGVAGVFLAPALACAFVVVDRHAPTGTATEAFSWLVTSFGVGASIGTAFVGPAVQSGGARAGFAVAAGGGIAAALVLLAARKALTAPEKASAVVARSESDRNGAVEPGFSAGHQA, encoded by the coding sequence ATGGCGGCGGGCTACGGCGAGATGCTCAGGACGCGGTACGCCGCACGGTTGCTGGTGGGCACCCTGGTGGGCCGGCTGCCCACCGCCACCGCCGCGCTGGCGGTCGTCCTCTTCGCCCGCGCCGAGGGCGGCAGCTACACCCTCGCCGGCGCCCTCTCCGCCACCTACGGCGTCGCCAACGCGTTCGGCCAGCCGCTGCTCGGCCGGGCCGTCGATCTGTACGGCCAGCCGCGCGTGATGCTGCCCTCGGCCGTGCTGTCCGCGCTGGGCATGGTCCTCTTCGCCGCCGTCGGCCTGGAACCGCTGCCCGTCGCCTACGCGGCCATGATCGTCGCCGGCTTCTTCACCCCGCCGCTGGAGGGCGGCCTGCGGGCGCTGTGGCCGTCCGTCCTGGAGCGCGAGGACCGCATCCACGCGGCCTACGCCCTGGACGCCGTGGCCCAGGAGGTCATGTACGCGGTCGGCCCGCTCATCGTGATGCTGTTCGTCCGCGAGTGGTCCGAGGCCGCCGCGCTGCTGGTCATCAACGTCCTGGGCGTGCTCGGCGCGCTCGCGGTGGTCAGCTCGCCGCCCTCGCGGAAGTGGCGCAGCGAGCCGCGCGAGGCGCACTGGCTGGGCGCCCTGCGCTCCCGGGGGCTGCTGGTCGTCCTGGGCACCTTCTTCTTCGTCGGCTCGGCGCTGGGTTCCATAGCCGTGGCCTCCGTCGCCTACGCCGACGCGCACGGCGACCAGATGATCTCCAGCTATCTGCTGTCCGCGCTCAGCGCCGGCGCCCTGGTCGGCGGTGTCGTCTACGGCGGCCGGCAGTGGGCCGGCGCGCCGGAGGGCCGGCTGCGGGTGATCATCGCCGCGCTGGCCGTCTGCTACCTGCCGCTGCTGACGGTCCCCGGTGTCGTCCCGATGACCGTCCTGGCGGGTGTCGCCGGTGTGTTCCTGGCGCCCGCGCTCGCCTGCGCCTTCGTCGTCGTCGACCGGCACGCGCCGACGGGCACGGCCACCGAGGCGTTCTCCTGGCTGGTCACCTCGTTCGGCGTCGGCGCGTCCATCGGCACGGCGTTCGTCGGCCCGGCGGTGCAGTCGGGCGGCGCCCGGGCCGGGTTCGCGGTCGCGGCGGGCGGCGGGATCGCCGCGGCGCTCGTCCTGCTGGCGGCGCGCAAGGCGCTGACCGCCCCCGAGAAGGCGTCGGCCGTCGTCGCGCGTTCGGAATCCGATCGGAACGGTGCCGTCGAACCCGGTTTCAGCGCAGGGCATCAGGCGTAG
- a CDS encoding endonuclease domain-containing protein — protein MIWPTDRRSNPAGSRIFAKPVAKCRSRCGENGPRAAAAGDGSPEGRQALCSNGLAAPAEHVDHDHKTGAVRGALCFGRHAAPGQFKDRPDADRRAAEYVEGNVWKPTLVALGVYQLPS, from the coding sequence GTGATTTGGCCTACGGATCGTAGGTCGAATCCCGCGGGGAGTCGGATCTTCGCCAAGCCTGTAGCGAAGTGCCGCTCGCGGTGCGGGGAAAACGGACCGCGGGCGGCCGCCGCGGGCGACGGATCGCCGGAGGGCCGGCAAGCCCTCTGTTCGAACGGCCTTGCCGCTCCGGCGGAGCACGTGGATCATGATCACAAAACGGGCGCCGTGCGCGGAGCGCTGTGCTTCGGCCGCCACGCCGCCCCAGGACAGTTCAAGGATCGGCCGGACGCCGACAGGCGTGCCGCCGAATACGTGGAAGGAAACGTGTGGAAGCCAACCCTCGTAGCACTGGGCGTCTACCAGCTGCCTTCCTGA
- the pafA gene encoding Pup--protein ligase, with protein MDRRIFGLENEYGVTCTFRGQRRLSPDEVARYLFRRVVSWGRSSNVFLRNGARLYLDVGSHPEYATPECDNVIELVTHDKAGERILEGLLVDAERRLHEEGIAGDVYLFKNNTDSAGNSYGCHENYLVARHGEFSRLADILIPFLVTRQLICGAGKVLQTPRGAVYCVSQRAEHIWEGVSSATTRSRPIINTRDEPHADAERYRRLHVIVGDSNMSETTMLLKVGATDLVLRMIEAGTVMRDLTLENPIRAIREVSHDITGRRKVRLASGREASALEIQQEYYEKAVDFCERRGIRTGVVERVLELWGRSLEAIRDEDLDRISTEIDWVMKYQLIERYRAKNAISMSHPRVAQIDLAYHDIHRRRGLYYLLERRGQAARVCNDLKIFEGKSVPPQTTRARLRGDFIRRAQEQRRDFTVDWVHLKLNDQAQRTVLCKDPFRSVDDRVEKLIAGM; from the coding sequence ATGGACCGCCGCATTTTCGGGCTGGAGAACGAGTACGGCGTCACGTGCACGTTCAGGGGACAGCGCCGACTGTCGCCTGACGAAGTGGCGCGGTACCTCTTCCGCCGTGTCGTTTCCTGGGGCCGCAGCAGCAATGTCTTCCTGCGCAACGGCGCCCGTCTTTACCTCGATGTGGGCTCGCACCCGGAATACGCGACACCAGAGTGCGACAACGTGATCGAACTGGTCACCCACGACAAGGCGGGCGAGCGCATTCTCGAAGGACTGCTCGTCGACGCCGAACGCCGCCTGCACGAGGAGGGGATCGCGGGCGACGTCTACCTCTTCAAGAACAACACCGACTCCGCGGGGAACTCCTACGGCTGCCACGAGAACTACCTCGTGGCCAGACACGGGGAGTTCTCCCGCCTCGCGGACATCCTCATCCCCTTCCTGGTGACCCGTCAGCTGATCTGCGGCGCCGGGAAGGTCCTGCAGACGCCGCGCGGCGCCGTCTACTGCGTCAGCCAGCGCGCGGAGCACATCTGGGAGGGCGTCAGCTCCGCCACCACCCGCTCCCGCCCGATCATCAACACCCGGGACGAGCCGCACGCCGACGCCGAGCGGTACCGCAGGCTGCACGTCATCGTGGGCGACTCCAACATGTCGGAGACCACGATGCTGCTCAAGGTCGGCGCCACCGACCTGGTGCTCCGCATGATCGAGGCGGGCACGGTGATGCGCGACCTCACCCTGGAGAACCCCATCCGGGCCATCCGCGAGGTCAGCCACGACATCACCGGCCGCCGCAAGGTGCGCCTGGCCAGCGGGCGGGAGGCGTCCGCCCTGGAGATCCAGCAGGAGTACTACGAGAAGGCGGTCGACTTCTGCGAGCGGCGCGGCATCCGCACGGGCGTCGTCGAGCGGGTGCTGGAGCTGTGGGGCCGCTCCCTGGAGGCGATCCGGGACGAGGACCTGGACCGCATCTCCACCGAGATCGACTGGGTGATGAAGTACCAGCTCATCGAGCGCTACCGGGCGAAGAACGCCATCAGCATGTCGCACCCGAGGGTCGCGCAGATAGACCTCGCCTACCACGACATCCACCGTCGCCGGGGCCTGTACTACCTGCTGGAGCGGCGCGGCCAGGCCGCGCGGGTGTGCAACGACCTCAAGATCTTCGAGGGCAAGTCGGTGCCCCCGCAGACCACCCGGGCACGGCTGCGCGGCGATTTCATCCGCCGCGCGCAGGAACAGCGCCGGGACTTCACCGTCGACTGGGTCCACCTCAAGCTCAACGACCAGGCGCAGCGCACCGTGTTGTGCAAGGACCCTTTCCGGTCGGTGGACGACCGGGTGGAAAAGCTGATTGCCGGAATGTGA
- the prcB gene encoding proteasome subunit beta yields MEANPRSTGRLPAAFLTPGSSSFVDFLGNHAPELLPGNRQLPPVMGAVEAPHGTTIVAATFPGGVVLAGDRRATMGNVIAQRDIEKVFPADEYSAVGIAGTAGLAVEMVKLFQLELEHFEKVEGTQLSLEGKANRLSTMIRSNLGMAMQGLAVVPLFAGWDVDRGKGRIFSYDVTGGRSEEYGYAATGSGSLFARGSLKKLYRDDLSAEQAATLVVQALYDAADDDSATGGPDLARRIYPIVTVISDEGYRRLTDADLAETVRAIHERRLQEPDGPRAALL; encoded by the coding sequence GTGGAAGCCAACCCTCGTAGCACTGGGCGTCTACCAGCTGCCTTCCTGACTCCCGGCTCGTCCTCGTTCGTGGACTTCCTCGGGAACCACGCCCCCGAGCTGCTGCCCGGCAACCGGCAGCTGCCGCCCGTGATGGGCGCCGTCGAGGCGCCGCACGGCACGACCATCGTCGCGGCGACCTTCCCCGGCGGGGTGGTGCTGGCCGGCGACCGCCGGGCCACCATGGGCAACGTCATCGCGCAGCGCGACATCGAGAAGGTCTTCCCGGCGGACGAGTACTCGGCCGTCGGCATCGCGGGCACGGCCGGCCTCGCCGTGGAGATGGTCAAGCTCTTCCAGCTGGAGCTGGAGCACTTCGAGAAGGTCGAGGGCACCCAGCTCTCCCTGGAGGGCAAGGCCAACCGGCTCTCCACCATGATCCGCAGCAACCTCGGCATGGCCATGCAGGGCCTCGCCGTGGTGCCGCTGTTCGCCGGCTGGGACGTGGACCGCGGCAAGGGCCGGATCTTCTCCTACGACGTGACCGGCGGGCGCTCCGAGGAGTACGGCTACGCGGCCACCGGCTCCGGCTCGCTCTTCGCCCGGGGCTCGCTGAAGAAGCTGTACCGGGACGACCTCTCCGCCGAACAGGCCGCCACACTGGTGGTACAGGCCCTGTACGACGCGGCCGACGACGACTCGGCGACCGGCGGTCCCGACCTCGCCCGCCGCATCTACCCGATCGTCACCGTCATCTCCGACGAGGGGTACCGGAGGCTCACCGACGCCGACCTGGCCGAGACCGTCCGGGCCATCCACGAGCGGCGGCTCCAGGAGCCCGACGGGCCCCGGGCCGCGCTGCTCTGA
- the dop gene encoding depupylase/deamidase Dop translates to MTVRRVMGIETEYGISVPGHPNANAMLTSSQVVNAYAAAMHRARRARWDFEEENPLRDARGFDLAREAADASQLTDEDIGLANVILTNGARLYVDHAHPEYSSPEITNPRDAVLWDKAGERIMAEAAERAGRLPGAQPIHLYKNNTDNKGASYGTHENYLMKRETPFSDIVRHLTPFFVSRQVVTGAGRVGIGQDGREHGFQISQRADYFEVEVGLETTLKRPIINTRDEPHADAEKYRRLHVIIGDANLSEISTYLKLGTTSLVLSMIEDGFISGDFAVDQPVRTLHRVSHDPSLRRLITLRSGRTLTAVQLQMEYCELARKHVEDRYGSDADEQTKDVLARWEDVLGRLEGDPMSLAGELDWVAKRELLEGYRRRDGLDWDAARLHLVDLQYADVRPDKGLYNRLAARGRIKRLLDETEVERARTAPPEDTRAYFRGRCLDQYADDVAAASWDSVIFDLPGRDSLQRVPTLEPLRGTRNHVKELLDRCRTAEELVRVLSGG, encoded by the coding sequence ATGACCGTACGGCGAGTAATGGGCATCGAGACGGAGTACGGGATCTCCGTCCCCGGTCACCCGAACGCCAATGCCATGCTCACCTCGTCCCAGGTCGTCAACGCGTACGCGGCGGCGATGCACCGGGCACGCCGTGCCCGCTGGGACTTCGAGGAGGAGAATCCGCTGCGGGACGCCCGGGGCTTCGACCTCGCCCGGGAGGCCGCCGACGCCAGCCAGCTCACCGACGAGGACATCGGCCTCGCCAACGTCATCCTCACCAACGGCGCCCGGCTGTACGTGGACCACGCCCACCCCGAGTACAGCTCCCCGGAGATCACCAACCCGCGGGACGCGGTCCTCTGGGACAAGGCCGGCGAACGGATCATGGCGGAGGCCGCCGAGCGGGCGGGCCGGCTGCCCGGGGCGCAGCCGATCCACCTCTACAAGAACAACACGGACAACAAGGGCGCGTCCTACGGCACCCACGAGAACTACCTGATGAAGCGGGAGACCCCCTTCTCGGACATCGTGCGCCACCTGACCCCCTTCTTCGTCTCCCGCCAGGTCGTCACCGGCGCCGGCCGGGTCGGCATCGGCCAGGACGGCCGCGAGCACGGCTTCCAGATCAGCCAGCGCGCGGACTACTTCGAGGTCGAGGTCGGGCTGGAGACCACCCTCAAACGGCCCATCATCAACACCCGCGACGAGCCCCACGCCGACGCCGAGAAGTACCGCCGGCTGCACGTGATCATCGGCGACGCCAACCTCTCGGAGATCTCCACCTACCTCAAGCTGGGCACCACCTCGCTGGTGCTGTCCATGATCGAGGACGGCTTCATCTCCGGCGACTTCGCCGTCGACCAGCCCGTCCGCACCCTGCACCGGGTCAGCCACGACCCCTCGCTGCGCCGCCTGATCACCCTGCGCAGCGGCCGGACGCTGACCGCCGTCCAGCTCCAGATGGAGTACTGCGAGCTGGCCAGGAAACACGTCGAGGACCGGTACGGGTCGGACGCGGACGAGCAGACCAAGGACGTCCTGGCCCGCTGGGAGGACGTGCTGGGCCGGCTGGAGGGCGACCCCATGAGCCTCGCCGGCGAGCTGGACTGGGTGGCCAAGCGGGAGCTGCTGGAGGGCTACCGCCGCCGGGACGGCCTGGACTGGGACGCGGCCCGGCTGCACCTGGTGGACCTGCAGTACGCGGACGTCCGGCCCGACAAGGGGCTGTACAACCGGCTGGCGGCGCGCGGCAGGATCAAGCGGCTGCTGGACGAGACCGAGGTCGAGCGGGCCCGTACGGCGCCGCCGGAGGACACCCGGGCGTACTTCCGGGGCCGCTGCCTCGACCAGTACGCGGACGACGTGGCCGCCGCCTCCTGGGACTCGGTGATCTTCGACCTTCCCGGGCGGGACTCGCTCCAGCGGGTCCCCACCCTGGAGCCGCTGCGCGGCACCCGCAACCACGTCAAGGAGCTGCTGGACCGCTGCCGCACGGCGGAGGAGCTGGTGCGGGTGCTGTCGGGGGGCTGA
- a CDS encoding LacI family DNA-binding transcriptional regulator has translation MARAAGVSQATVSLVMGDKWRGRVSEARAEAVRSAARELGYRRNLAARDLRLGRTRTVLLVVPALTNEFFARVYAGAARVAGEQGVGVLLYPSPEGIGPARDPFASARAALDGVIASSMAVDSLAALRDGGLPVVMLDSDPDSAEAAATVNPDIADGMRQVAAHLLALGHRRFAHLSADVDSWTFRVRARALADALRGVPDARVVRTEPAALHVDAGRAAAERVLSGPGPRPTALVCDDDMLAAGACKAARRLGLRVPDDLSVTGFADLSLATAVDPELTTVRLPAEAVGEAGMRALAAVLDGRPDGAAELPVSLVARDSSGPAAGGA, from the coding sequence GTGGCCCGCGCGGCCGGCGTCTCCCAGGCGACCGTCTCCCTCGTCATGGGCGACAAATGGCGCGGCCGGGTCTCCGAGGCCCGCGCCGAGGCGGTCCGCTCGGCCGCCCGCGAACTCGGCTACCGGCGCAACCTCGCCGCCCGCGACCTGCGGCTGGGCCGCACGCGGACCGTCCTGCTCGTCGTCCCCGCGCTCACCAACGAGTTCTTCGCCCGCGTCTACGCCGGGGCCGCCCGGGTGGCCGGGGAACAGGGCGTCGGCGTCCTCCTCTACCCCTCCCCCGAGGGCATCGGCCCGGCCCGGGACCCCTTCGCCTCCGCCCGCGCCGCCCTCGACGGCGTGATCGCCTCCTCGATGGCGGTCGACTCCCTGGCCGCCCTGCGGGACGGCGGGCTGCCGGTGGTCATGCTCGACAGCGACCCCGACAGCGCGGAGGCCGCCGCCACCGTCAACCCGGACATCGCCGACGGCATGCGGCAGGTCGCCGCACACCTGCTGGCCCTCGGCCACCGGCGCTTCGCCCACCTGTCCGCCGACGTCGACTCCTGGACCTTCCGGGTCCGGGCGCGCGCCCTGGCCGACGCGCTGCGCGGCGTCCCCGACGCGCGCGTGGTGCGCACGGAGCCGGCCGCTCTGCACGTCGACGCGGGGCGGGCGGCGGCCGAACGCGTCCTCTCCGGACCCGGCCCGCGGCCGACCGCCCTGGTCTGCGACGACGACATGCTGGCCGCGGGGGCGTGCAAGGCGGCTCGGCGGCTGGGCTTGCGGGTCCCGGACGACCTCTCCGTCACCGGGTTCGCCGACCTGTCCCTCGCGACGGCCGTCGACCCGGAGCTGACGACGGTCCGGCTGCCCGCGGAGGCCGTCGGGGAGGCGGGGATGCGGGCGCTCGCGGCCGTGCTCGACGGGAGGCCCGATGGCGCGGCGGAATTGCCGGTGTCCTTGGTCGCCCGCGACTCCAGCGGCCCGGCGGCGGGTGGCGCCTGA
- a CDS encoding FKBP-type peptidyl-prolyl cis-trans isomerase: MNIDKPEIDFPEGPAPSDLEIVEIWEGDGAVAKAGDFVKVHYVGVAYSTGEEFDASWNRGKPLEFQLGAGQVIEGWDKGIQGMKVGGRRRLTIPAHLAYGDRGAGGGVIAPGETLIFVCDLMGV; encoded by the coding sequence GTGAACATCGACAAGCCGGAGATCGACTTCCCCGAGGGCCCGGCCCCGTCCGACCTGGAGATCGTCGAGATCTGGGAGGGCGACGGCGCGGTGGCCAAGGCCGGCGACTTCGTCAAGGTCCACTACGTGGGCGTCGCCTACTCCACCGGCGAGGAGTTCGACGCGAGCTGGAACCGCGGCAAGCCGCTGGAGTTCCAGCTGGGTGCCGGCCAGGTCATCGAGGGCTGGGACAAGGGCATCCAGGGCATGAAGGTCGGCGGCCGCCGCCGGCTGACCATCCCCGCCCACCTCGCCTACGGCGACCGCGGCGCCGGCGGTGGCGTGATCGCCCCGGGCGAGACGCTGATCTTCGTCTGCGACCTGATGGGCGTCTGA
- a CDS encoding ubiquitin-like protein Pup — translation MATKDTGGGQQKATRSTEETEEQAQEAQASEDLKERHEKLSDDVDSVLDEIDDVLEENAEDFVRSFVQKGGQ, via the coding sequence ATGGCGACCAAGGACACCGGCGGCGGACAGCAGAAGGCGACGCGTTCCACCGAGGAGACCGAGGAGCAGGCGCAGGAGGCGCAGGCGTCCGAGGACCTCAAGGAGCGGCACGAGAAGCTGTCGGACGATGTGGACTCCGTCCTGGACGAGATCGATGACGTCCTGGAAGAGAACGCCGAGGATTTCGTTCGAAGCTTCGTTCAGAAGGGTGGTCAGTGA
- a CDS encoding helix-turn-helix transcriptional regulator, translating to MAIAKAERLMNLALCLLGTRRPLSKRELRGSIEAYIEAFGPGSAVAFGPGSAVAFGPGSAVAFGPGSEAASADVAADRDPDAAPAHRAAGTGSDDAFNRMFERDKEDLRELGLIIETVEGVDGETGYLARRDSNRLPPITLDVEESAALGLAAKVWQQARLASAASGALQKLRAAGMPLAEDAYEGGALETRIPVHEAAFEPLMLAARDRRTVVFDYRKANAARPEQRHVEPWTLECWRGHWYLAGWDRDREAERVFRLSRITGRVRSRALPFTAPVPDHVTVRETVESWAGETATGTALIRVRAGHGYPLRAKALSRRDLGDGWDELEIPYGHGLDAWLVEFGPDVVVLEPDDLRADVLDRLRAVAEG from the coding sequence ATGGCGATTGCCAAGGCCGAGCGGCTGATGAATCTGGCGCTGTGCCTGCTGGGGACGCGTCGTCCGCTCAGCAAGCGGGAGCTTCGGGGCTCGATCGAGGCGTACATCGAGGCCTTCGGGCCGGGGAGTGCGGTGGCCTTCGGGCCGGGGAGTGCGGTGGCCTTCGGGCCGGGGAGTGCGGTGGCGTTCGGGCCGGGGAGTGAGGCGGCCTCCGCGGACGTCGCGGCCGATCGCGACCCGGACGCCGCCCCGGCCCACCGTGCCGCCGGCACCGGCAGCGACGACGCCTTCAACCGCATGTTCGAGCGGGACAAGGAGGACCTCCGCGAGCTCGGTCTGATCATCGAGACGGTCGAGGGCGTCGACGGGGAGACCGGCTACCTCGCCCGCCGGGACAGCAACCGCCTCCCCCCGATCACCCTCGACGTCGAGGAGTCCGCGGCGCTCGGTCTCGCCGCGAAGGTCTGGCAGCAGGCGCGGCTGGCGTCGGCCGCCAGCGGCGCGCTGCAGAAGCTGCGCGCGGCCGGCATGCCGCTGGCGGAGGACGCGTACGAGGGCGGCGCCCTGGAGACGCGGATCCCCGTGCACGAGGCGGCGTTCGAGCCGCTGATGCTGGCGGCGCGCGACCGCAGGACCGTCGTCTTCGACTACCGCAAGGCCAACGCGGCCCGGCCCGAGCAGCGGCACGTCGAGCCGTGGACGCTGGAGTGCTGGCGCGGCCACTGGTACCTGGCGGGCTGGGACCGCGACCGCGAGGCGGAGCGCGTCTTCCGCCTCTCGCGCATCACCGGCCGCGTCCGTTCGCGTGCCCTGCCCTTCACCGCGCCGGTCCCCGACCACGTCACCGTCCGGGAGACGGTGGAGAGCTGGGCGGGCGAGACGGCCACCGGCACCGCGCTGATCAGGGTCCGGGCCGGGCACGGCTACCCGCTGCGGGCCAAGGCCCTGTCCCGCCGCGACCTGGGCGACGGCTGGGACGAGCTGGAGATCCCGTACGGGCACGGGCTGGACGCCTGGCTCGTCGAGTTCGGCCCGGACGTGGTGGTGCTGGAACCGGACGACCTGCGGGCCGACGTCCTCGACCGGCTGCGGGCCGTGGCCGAGGGCTGA